GGTATCACCCTCCTCAATAGGCAACTGGACGCTCTTCCCGTCAATAGTCACCGTGGCAGGCTCAGCAGcgttcatcttcaagtaccCAAAATTCACCGTCGAGAGGAAATCAATGGCCATCGTCTTATACATGGGCGAAATATTCGAATTCTTCAGCATAAGCACTACTCTGGGTCCGTCTCCCTTGACAAACTCAGGAAGCGATTTCAACCCATGAATCCTCAGCACATAGTTCTTGATTCTGTTCAGCGCAAAGTCAGCCATCGCCTTCAACGTTCTCTGGCCCTGATAAGGCTCAGCGACGTGTCTTGAAGTCAGCAGCGCTTGGCCAGGGGCCCATTTGGGCGGACGGAACACCATAAGCGTGGGGAACCCTTGCACTCTGTAGGAAGCACACAAGggcttgttgatgtcgGAGTCACAGTTCACCGCAGCAACATTGACTCCGTACTTGCCATCTCTATGTAGaaacttggccaatttgTGCCAGATGGGCAGCAATTGCTTGCAGTAGCCACACCAGGGAGCGTAGAACTTGACTATGGAGGTGTAGTTGGATCTGTGGACAACTTTGTCGAAGTTCAGGGGCGTGAGCTCGTAGATGTTTGGGTCGGAGGAGTAGACATTTGCTGACTCTCGGGCGGCCACGAGAGACACAAGTAGGAGggtgaagaaagcagtCAAGTGCATGTAGTTGGTGAGGTGGAAGCTTAGTGATGGGTGGAAAAATCGCACTTAGTAGGACGAAGACTGGAGAGAGAAGAACGACCTGACATTTCATGAGGAAAATATGATGAAACATAGTTTatatcttcaactttttaATTTCAGCGGGTTTTACAATTCAGTTTTTCGTTTGCTTGTTGGTTTTCTGTAGCGTGGCTCTTATCACAGCACGGTCAGTACGAACTTGTGGGTCTCATTATATGAGACTTCGTATATAACACACGTTTGTCTGTACAATTGTCTTAACACTATACAACTGTCTTAACACTACACAATTCTTCACGGTTCACTCAGATTTCCATTATCATTTGGAACACTATATCAAGTCAGCTCACAGAGCGTCTATCAAGAGGTCAGATATATACgccaaagaagttggcaaCGTAAATGGAGCCCAAGCCAATGGACAAGGACGCCACGGCCGCGCTGCTGAAGTACTTGACTGGGGACGATCTATTGAGAAATGCCAATGAGAGCGACACAAATGCTGAAGGTTAGTAAGGTTCGCAAACTGCTGAAGAGGGAGGAAGGTAAAGAAAATAGTGTAGTCACGAGGATGGATGAGAATTGCCGTGCTCTTCGAAACTTTAGGCTCTTAAATGCCTTAGGCACGTATGTGGTATTGGTTTTGCTGAATGTGGATGGTATTTAAACTCACGGCTGTAGCTTGTCCTTTTGGAGGGTCTTACCAGGATGTAGAGCCacaaagagatcaaggaatCAGGCAATTCAAAACGAGTGGAGTGATTAAAACAGTTTGTTTCAGATGCATAGGTTTGGTTTTCATTTAGGACAATATTTTCGGATTCGAGTGCTCAGTATACTC
This DNA window, taken from Candidozyma auris chromosome 7, complete sequence, encodes the following:
- a CDS encoding protein disulfide isomerase MPD1 — translated: MHLTAFFTLLLVSLVAARESANVYSSDPNIYELTPSNFDKVVHRSNYTSIVKFYAPWCGYCKQLSPIWHKLAKFLHRDGKYGVNVAAVNCDSDINKPLCASYRVQGFPTLMVFRPPKWAPGQASSTSRHVAEPYQGQRTLKAMADFASNRIKNYVSRIHGLKSLPEFVKGDGPRVVLMSKNSNISPMYKTMAIDFLSTVNFGYLKMNAAEPATVTIDGKSVQLPIEEGDTLPILMFWDEKTQSFVRYDKGKLNNKHELEKWVMKITGIKPSEGGLSKREKKYYAKYRGDTRDVAHDEL